The region TTGGCATTATCCAAATCAGGTTATAGGTCGACGCTCCATTTCGCATCCTCTCAGCCGGCTTGGGCCAGCTCCCTTTCCATATTTAATTATACTTAACTTTATCATACGACTTAAACTCCGTCAACAACATAACTCTAAAAATCAAAATGAGCATCAGGTTCAGTCCAATGGTGACTAAAACGAACATACTATCCTTTGGCTCCGACGAATAAAATACAAGATATAAAAGAGGGAGTTGCAACACATATAAAGGAAGTGAAAGTTGCTTCACTAACTTAAATACCTTTGATTTGAATTGAACCTTCATCAACACGACCATAATGCCTAGTACACTAGCAATCGGTAATAAAAAGTTCCAACTAATAGAAAGCAACAATAAAATCCCACAAATTAAACTCAGATTTAATAAATGCTTTCTTAATATCATAAATACAACTTTTTGATAACGTGCAACCCACATCCCAACCATAACAAAGATCCCTGGCCACCCAGCTAACAAACCAAATAGACTCAAAATTTTTATATTTTGTGTGAATCCCATTAATAAATAAAACACAAACAACGTCACAATCAAAGACGCCTGACTTCCATCTAAAAACTGTCCCATTATCGTATGCTGTAAGATTTTAAACAACGAAACTTCCTCACCAAGATAAACCTGAACCAATCCCATTAAAACGTTACCTGATACAAACATCAAAAACAAGCGTATTGCCCTTTGAAATATTCTCTTTTTAATCAATCGATTTGCTTGAATTGAAAAATTCCTAAATTCTACCCCCACCAAAAACAAATAAACAGCTAAAGCGCCAGTTCCTAGGGTTTGAAGAAACTGAAGTATTAAATCAGGATGGCTCACTCGTTCAATCACTTGGTGAAACAAAATTAAAATCAGACAGACGCCTTGAATACATTCAATATTCGATTTATTTAAAAATGCATAGCTTCCGCGGCCATAAAAATATGATTTATATGCCAAAAGCACTGGCATCAAAAATGCTACAAACATAACTAAAATCGTTGAGCTACTTATATTTAGAACCATAATCCACCTCTTTTCTCACATTATATAACGAACAAAAATTATTGTAAAAACAATCTATCCGACAAAAATTATTCAAAACAAAAACCATGTCGAGCGACATGGTTTTATTTTAATGTTGATAATATTAGTTATCCTTTAGGGTTATGCCTTGGTTTAGCGTCACTCTCAGCCTTTTATTTAATCCAGCTTCGAGCGACAATCTTTCTATAAAGTCTCCTAATGCTACTAAACTCATAAACCGAGTTTTGAGCATTAGCTACGACTTTTACGCAAGATTACCCGTCACTCTCAGCTTTTTATTTAATCCAGCTTCGAGCGACAATCTTTCTATAAAGTCTCCTAATGCTACTAAACTCATAAACCGAGTTTTGAGCATTAGCTACGACTTTTACGCAAGATTACCCGTCACTCTCAGCCTTTTATTTACCTGATGATCCGAGTGCTCCTGTTCCGCGTTCTGATTCGATTTTTAATAAGTCTTCGTAGCTGATTTCTTCAATCGCCATTTTCGGAACTTCAACCATCATACACTGTGCAATTGCTTTTTCATATGGATAAACGATGCAATCTTCAAAGTTTTGTGCGACACTTTCCTTTGCGATCACTAGACGTTTATTATTATGATTCGTCATCGGAACGAACCATTCTCCACGGTATCCAGAATCTACCACTCCGCAGCGCTGTCCGATTCCTTTTGTTCCTGTTGAGCCGCGTTCTTTTAAAATTGCCACATAATCTGTTGAGAATGCTGATGCTAATCCTGTTGGGACTAACTTCGTTTCATGCGGTTCAAACGTGATAAAATCTTCTTCAAAGCACGCATACACATCAAACGCACCGTCTTCTAGGCGTTTTGATGGAATGATTGCGGATGGTTTTACCTTCGCAAAATTAATTTTTAACATGTAAATTCACTCCTAAAAATCTTCTAGCAAGCACACTTGCCCCTTTTCCAATGACTGTGCAACATTAATAATGCGTTGGTTGCTACTACCACGGAACCTAAGTTTTAAATTTTTCAACTCTTGAATAAATGGACCATCGACTAAAACATCGCAATACATAAGGATTGCCTTTGTTTTAGGATGTGCCATAATTTCCTCAAATGTATATCCTGAATAAATCCAAATATTTTGATTTGTTTCAGATTTTATACGTTGAATTAAATGCAACAAATCATTATCGCGCACCTGATCCATCGGCTCTCCGCCTAAAATCGTCACACCCGCTACATTTGGATTTTTTAAATGCTTAATAAAATCATCCTCAACTTCTTTCGTCCAAGCATGACCATACTTAAAATGTTGATAATCTCTATTAAAACATCCCGGACAACCATGAGTACACCCTGATACAAATAAACTCGAACGAATCCCTACACCGTTAGCTGTATCAAACTTTCGAATCTGTGCATAGTTCATTCAATTCACCACTTTTCAACAAAATTTAATCTGTTATTAGTGTATCACAATATTCATTATACTAATAATTATGTACTCTTAAAAGGG is a window of Turicibacter sanguinis DNA encoding:
- a CDS encoding dUTP diphosphatase, which translates into the protein MLKINFAKVKPSAIIPSKRLEDGAFDVYACFEEDFITFEPHETKLVPTGLASAFSTDYVAILKERGSTGTKGIGQRCGVVDSGYRGEWFVPMTNHNNKRLVIAKESVAQNFEDCIVYPYEKAIAQCMMVEVPKMAIEEISYEDLLKIESERGTGALGSSGK
- the nrdG gene encoding anaerobic ribonucleoside-triphosphate reductase activating protein, encoding MNYAQIRKFDTANGVGIRSSLFVSGCTHGCPGCFNRDYQHFKYGHAWTKEVEDDFIKHLKNPNVAGVTILGGEPMDQVRDNDLLHLIQRIKSETNQNIWIYSGYTFEEIMAHPKTKAILMYCDVLVDGPFIQELKNLKLRFRGSSNQRIINVAQSLEKGQVCLLEDF